The DNA segment AGACAATGTAAATTTACTAGCTCTCATCGGCGCGCTCGCTATCTTTGCGCTAACGGCTTTCGTGACGGGCAAATACGTAAAGCAGATGAAAATCGCAAAAGAGGGCGGAGAGCTGGACGAGTACGTCTGGGACGGTATAGGCGAGTATAAAAACCCTTTGCCGCTTGGCTGGGCGATCGTGTATGCGTTAGTTATAGTTTGGGCTTTGTGGTATATGCTCGCAGGCTACCCGCTAAACTCCTACTCGCAAATCGGCGAATATAACGAAGAGGTCGCCGCTGCGAACGCTAAATTTGAAAAACGCTTCGCAAACCCCGACATCAAGACGCTTCACGCGATGGGAGAGAGCGTATTTTTGGTGCAGTGCTCGGCCTGCCACGGCATCACGGGCGACGGCATAGGCGGCAAGGCGGCCGATTTGGCGCTCTGGGGGAGCGAAGAGGGCATCGTAGATGCGATCCTAAAGGGCTCTAAAGGACTAGACTATCCGATGGGCGAGATGCCTGCGGGTATGGCGGACGAAGAGGGCGCAAAGGCGATCGCGGCTTACATCGCTAAGGAAATTTCCGGTATAAAAAAGACTAAAAACGAAAATCTGGTTGCGAGCGGCAAGGAGCTGTTTGCGGCTTGCGCAGCCTGCCACGGCGAGGACGGCAAGGGTATGGAGGGTATGAGCCCGGACCTCTCTAAATACGGCACGGCGTCCTTTGTAGAGGATGTTTTGCAGCGCGGCAAAAAGGGCGACATCGGCGCAATGCCTAAATTTAACGACGGCAGACTAAATGCTTTGCAACAAAAAGCGGTCGGCGAATACGTCATCTCGCTCTCGAAAGGAGAATAAATGGAAAACACCGATAGAAACGTCTTTGGACTGCACGGCGTGACGGGGATGCTCATCGCGACTGTGTTGCTACTGGCGATTTTGGCGACGCTCACGTATTTTGCTATTAAGCTCCAGCAAGAGGTCGCGCAAAAGCCCTACACGCTAAACGCATCCGAGCTAAGGATGAAAAGCGCGGATAACGCCAAACAAGTGCGCGTAAAGGAGTGAGTATGCAAGCGGTTTTAGAAAAAATCATCGTCGCGGGTCTCATCGCGTCTGCCGTCATCGCGGCGTGGGCGGTTTTGACGCCAAATCACCTTTTCGTCGGATGAAATTTGATAAATCAAGGAGCGGAGACTCGGCCGCTCTTTTTCAAATTTTTCGCTTAAATTTAAGCGGTGCGTTTTGCTTTTTGCGCGAAAAAGTATGATCTTGCCGATGAAATTTTTAAATTTTACTCGTTTAAATTTAATTGCGTCGGTTTTTTTACGGGTCGTTAAATTCGGAAATATTAAATTTGTTCGCTCTTTAAAATTCGCAAATTTAATCACGAGAAAAAGGGCTTGCGTTTGCTAAAATTTATAAATTTCGCCCGCTCGAGTTTGGCAACTTTTCTCTCGCTATTTTTATTTAAATTCCTAAAATTTATTTGCTTTGATTTGACCGCTCTTTGTCGTTTTTTCGCGCTCAAATTTGCAAATTTGGCCCACGCATTTTTTATCTTTTTGCTTTTTATTTACGGCGCGGCGACTTTACAGGGTTCAAATTTGCCTCGCGAGATAGTCTTGGTAAATCAAAACATCTTAAGCCCCGCCGTGAGCGAGAAAATCGCGGTTTTGGGCGAGGAGCTAGCGAGCAAAAGCGGCGTGTTTGCAGGGGTTGCGGTTTATGAGAGCTTGGACGGTAAAACGCTAAAAGAAGCGGCCGCGCAGCTAAATTTGACCCCGCCTTACGTGCTTTTGATGCTTGCTAAAACGGAGCATAAGGTGGAAATTTTTGCCGATCACCAGACGCTAAAGCTTTTTGATAAAGAGAAAATTTTAAGCCCGTATCCTAGCTCGGGCTCTATTTTGCCGATTTTAGCGTCCAAAAACGGCAAAGATATCTTTAACGCCGCCGTGCTAAACGGCTACGCGGATCTTGCCGAACAGATCGCCGCGAGCAAAGGCGTGAGCTTGCAAAACGCGGTAGGCAATCAAAACCGCCTGACGTTAGATGCGTTTAGGATTTTTATCTACGGCTCTATCGCTCTGGTTATTTGCGCCGCTATTTTTAGAAAATTTAGGAGGAAAAATGGCTAAAAACTACTGGCCTCACGCTATCGTTATCTCGCTCGTTTTGATAATAATCTCCTGCGTGGCGACCATCGTCGTAGCCGTCAAAAACCCAGTGGAGATGGACGGTTTTTACTTCGAGCGCTACCAAAACGTCGATGAAAATATAAACGAGATCGAGGCTAGCCAGCGCAGGTTTGACGCCAAGTATGCTCTTAAATTTGAGCCTGAATTTAACGGGCTAAGCGGATATTTTAAGATCGCCGTCACGCCTAAAAACGGCTCTTTAGCGCCAAATTTTACTCACGAAATTTTACTAACCAGACCTGCGACGAACGAGCAAAATCAAAATTTAAACGCCAAATTTGACGGGCAAATTTTAAAAACGCAGCCCGTAGCTTTGCCCAAAAAAGGCAAATGGCAAATTTTGCTAAAAATCTCCGACGCAAACGACACGGGCTTTTATAAATTTAGCTTCGAAGCGCGCTAGTTTTCTTTGATTTTCAGCCGCTCTGAGTTATCATTGCGTCAAAAAACAAAGAGCTTTTATGCAAAATTTAGACAAACTTTATATTTTTAGCAACTCCCGTAAGATCCGCGAATTTAACGCGAAATTTCAAAACGAACTCGTGCCAAAGGCCATGACGATAGCGCAGTTTGAGCAAAAGGCCGTGCTGGTGCCGGGGCGCTTTGAGGCGGACGAGGCGTACGCGCTGGTGCTGATGCAGCGAGCCTGCGCGAGCGTGAGAGAGGCCTCCGAGCAGCTGCGTATCCCGTCCGAGTTTTTTGCTTTTTTGAAAAACAACGACTATCTTTTTAGCTTTTTTAAGGAGCTCGCCATCAGCAAAAAGAGCGTGGCGGATCTGAAATTTAGCGATATTTACGCCGATTACGAGGAGCATCTGGGTATCCTCGAGGCGGTGCTTGCGCGATATAAGGAGCTGCTCGCGGCCGAAAATCTATACGACGGCATCGCGCTGCCTGAAATTTACCGGCTAAACGGCGGGTTTGTGAGGGAATTTCGCGAGATTTATCTTGAAGTAGACGGCTTTTTGAGCGAATTTGAGTGGGAGCTGTTTGGCGAGATAGCCAAGCTAACGACGCTAAAAATCATCTTTCAAACCAGTAAATTTAACAAAAAACTGATCCTAAAACTAGCCGAAATCTCCGGCATTGACACGAGCGAGTTTAGCCTATACGGCGAATTTGAGCTAAATTTGAGCTCGCGCGAGCTAAAAAAAACGGGCGCCGTGCGCAAAAATCCGCTCGTTTTAAAAAGGAGCTTTAGTGCTAGAAGCCTGCAGGCAGCCTACGCGATGGCAAAGGCTAGCGAGTTTGTCGCAGGGGGCATCAAGCCCGAAAACATCGCCGTTATCTTGCCTGATGAGAGCTTTGCCGAGATCTTGCGCTTGCACGACCGCGGCAAGATGTTTAACTTTGCGATGGGCGAGAGCTTCACGCGAACGCGGTTTTTTCAAATTTTAAAGTGCATAGTAACCGCGATAAACGACAAAATCCGCGTAAATTTGAGCGAGGATAACTACGCGAATTTTAACGAATTCGAGTTTAATCTGTGCGAATTTGGTGTCGGCTCCGAGCTGTTTGCTAAATTTAAAAACGGTTTTGAAGAGCCTTGCTCGTTTGAGGATTTTAGGGCGCTTATGGAGGAGATTTTGGCGCTTGAGAGCGACCCCGCCGCCGCGCAAAAAACTCGCGAGGAGCTATTTTACGCGCAGAGTTTGGCGCGGTATTTTAGCTTTACGCTGCGTCAAATTTGCGAGATATTTTTGATAAAGCTAGCCAGGCTTAGGCTTGATCACGTAGGCGGCGGCAAGATCGGCGTCATGGGCGTTTTGGAGAGTCGCGGACTTAAATTTGAGGGCGTCATAGTGCTTGATTTTAACGACGATTTGGTGCCAAAGCGTAGCGTAAACGAGATGTTTTTAAGCTCGCGCGTGCGCCAAAAGGCGGGCCTCATCGGCTACGTCGACCGTGAAAATTTGCAGAGATTTTACTACGAGAGTCTAATCGGCGGCGCGAAAAAAGCGGCGATATGCTACGCGGCAAACGAGGAGAAAATCGCGTCGAGATTTCTCGGCGAATTTAACGCCGTGGAGGACGCGAGATTTAGCGACGAGAGCTATGCGGCGCTGTTTAACGGCGAATTTGACGCAAAGACCGGTTTTGCGGACGAGCAGAAATTTGAGGCCGAGATGAACCCGCATCTTGATGAAAAGAACGAGGCTAAGTCGGGACAAGCAAAAACCGCCAAAGAGCGGAGTTTGTTTGAATTTGACGTGCAGGGCGAGCTAGATTCTGGCGCAAATTTAGTCGGTAAATTTGACGAAAACGCTACGCAAAACAAAACGCCGAGCCAAAATCCGCGAGCGCTAAATTTTATAAAATTTACGCGAAAAACGCCCGCAAAGCCTAAAATTTTCGAGCAAGATATCATCGTCAAGCACGATTTTTTCGCTATCCCGCTCTCTTTTAGCAGGCTAAACACCTATTTGCAGTGCCCGCGGCGGTATTATTACAGATATATCCTAGGCGTAAAGCCGCCCGTGATGCCGCAAACGGCGTCCGCGGCGGACTTTGGCAACTCGCTGCACAGGGCGCTTTTTGAGTATTACTCTAAATTTGAGAGGTTTGACCTCGCTAAATTTGAAACGGTGCTAAGGGAACTAAACATGCCACCGCTAGAGCGCGAGATAACGATGATAGAGATGGAAAAATTTAAGGCCGTAGAGGACGCGAGATATGAGGCCGGATGGCGCGTGCATGGGCTCGAAAAAGAGCTTGATAGCGTGTTTGCAGGCGTGCGTATAACTGGCAAAATCGACCGCATAGACGGGCGCGGCGGCGAGCTAGCGGTGATTGATTATAAAAGCGGAAAATTTGACGCCAAATCCTTGCAGCTGCCCTTTTACGAGGCGCTCGTGGGTAGGCCTTGCGAGGGGTACTTTTACGATCTAAAAGATAATATGAACTTGGTGGCGGGCGAGGCTAGCACGGAGGCGCTTGCAGAGGCGATCGAGCAGCTAAAATCCATCAACGACACGCCGATAAATTTCGGGGAGGCGAAGGGCGCGATGAGCGAATACGAAGACTATAAAATTTTAGTGAAAGGCGAGCTATGAAGCCGTTTTTGGCCCTCGAGGCGAGTGCGGGCAGCGGCAAGACATTTGCGCTTAGCGTGCGTTTTATCGCGATTTTGCTATCAGGCGCCGACGCGCGCGAGATCACGGCGCTGACCTTCACCAAAAAGGCCGCCAACGAGATGAAAGAGCGCATCGTGCAGACCTTTTTGCGGCTCGAGGAAAAGGGCGCAGAGCTAGCCGAGTTGGAGCAAATTTTGGGCGCGGGCAGGGATGAAATTTTAGCTATGCGCGACGCTCGGGCGACTCATTTTTTAGAAAGCGATCTAAAAATCGGCACGTTTGACTCGTTTTTCGTGGGCATCTTGCGCAGCTTTTGCTTAAATTTGGGGCTAAGCGCGGATTTTGAAGTGAGCGAAAATTTAAACGAGCTGCAGCGGGGCGAGTTTGTCGCGAGCGTGAGCAAGGATATGCGGCTACTAAAAGCGCTTGCGAATTTGATAGCGACGGCCGAGCGCAGCCAAAGTAGCTTTTTTGAGAGCTTAGAGATGTTTTACGAAAATTTCGGCGAGCTTAAAAGCAGCGAAAATGCGGCATTTCCAAACGAAAGCGGCGTTGCGGAAGCGCTAAAAAATATGCGCGAATACGTCCTAGCTAGAGGCGGCGGCAAAGACGCGCAAAGCGCCGTAAAGCAGGGTAGCCCGAGCGAAATTTTAGCTCGCTCTTTTATGTCGCGCGCGAGCCTTGATTATCGTACGTTTTCTAAAATTTATACGCCGGAGCTTGACGAGATGTTTTTTGAGTTAAAAGCTTGGCTAAAGCGCTATTTCGACGCGCTGGAGGAGTATAAAATCGCCGAGCTGGCTAGATTTTTAAAAATCTACAAAGAGTGCAAAATCTCGCTAAATAAAAGGCTAAATTCGCTCGCCTTTAGCGACGTGACGCGCCTAGTTTATGAGCTTTTAGGGGGCGGCGAGACGGACGCGCAGATGCTTTATTTTAGGCTCGACGGGCGGATAAATCACCTGCTCATCGACGAGTTTCAAGACACCAACGTCGCGCAGTACGAGATCATGCGTCCGCTCATCGAAGAGATCGTCGCCGGATACGGACAAAACGGGCTTGGCAGCTTTTTTTACGTCGGCGACGTAAAGCAGAGCATTTACCGTTTTCGCGGCGGCAAAAAGGAGCTTTTTGGCAAACTGATGCGCGATTTTCCGCAGATCAAAGCGCAAAATTTGGAGGTAAATTACCGCAGCAAAAAGGCGCTGGTTAGATTTACGAACGCCGTGTTTGCGGGCAAGATCGAAAATTTTAAACCGCAAAGAACGCCACAAAAAGAGGGCGAGCGGGTAAATTTGGTAGGCGAGATGCCGTACTTTGAGGCACAGGAGGACGATCTTGGCTTCGTGCGGGTAAGTAGCGGCGATGACGTGGCGATGGAGGCGGCGCAGCAGGTTAAATTTTTGCTTGAAAAAGGGGTCTGCGAGGACGATATAACCGTGCTTTGCTGGAAAAACGACGATATAAATAAAATCTCAAATTTGCTGAGCGAGGCGGGCGTAAAAAGCGTGAGCGAGGGCGTGATGTCGCTGCTAGCGAGCAAAAATGCGCGCGCAGTAGTGGAATACGCTAAATTTTGCCTATTCGACGAGCGAATTTACAAGCTAAATACCGAGGCGATCCTAGACGTAAATGCCGTAAAACTAAGCGTAAATCCGCAAAAATCGGCGCTTGAGAGCCTGCACTATCTAGCGGGTAGGCTCGGCGTAGATATGAGCGACGCGGACGTTTTGCGACTACTTGAGCTAGCGCAGCCGTATTCAAATTTGACCGAGTTTGTCTATAATCTTGATAGATTTGAAGCTAAAGCGAGCGCAAAAAGCGGCGAGGGCGTAAAAATCATGACCGTGCACAAGTCAAAGGGACTGGAGTTTGAAAACGTGATCGTGTGCGATAAAATGGGCGCTGGGCGGCATGACGGGTCAAATTTCATCGCGGAATACGACGCGAGTGCGGGCTCCTGGCAGGTGCGACATAACGTCAAAAAGCAGTGCATCGACGAGGATTTTGCAAGGCTAAAAGAAAAGGCGGCGCGGCTCGAGCGCGAAGAGGATATGAACAAGCTCTACGTCGCGCTAACGCGGGCGATTGGCGGGCTAATCATCGTCAAGAAAACGGGCGCAAACGGCAGAAATCCGAGCTTTTTTGGGGCGTATGAGAGTAGCGGCGAGGTTACCGAGTATCTTGATTTGGTTGATTTTAGCTTCGGCGAGCCTACGCCTAGTAAGGCGCGAAATTTGACGTCAGTGGGCAAATTTGAGCCTATAGAGCTAGTTCAAATTTCAAAGCAAATCGTAGATGAAATGCCCAAAGTCGAGGGCAAAAATCAAAAGGCGATTTATTTTGGGCTGGCGCTGCACTATCTGCTCGAGATGGTGGAAAAATTTGACGAGAGATCGCTAAAAACGGCGCAAATTTCGATGCGAAACGCGTTTCATAAATTTTTGAACGAGGGCGAGCTGGATGAAATTTACGCACGCGGGCTAAATTTGATAAACGAGTCTAAATTTAAGCAAATGACGCAGGCGAAGAGAGTGTTTAAAGAGCAGCCATTGCGCTTTGAGGGCGCGCTAAAGCAGCTTGACCTGCTCTGTTTGGACGAAACTGAAATCTGCGTGATTGACTATAAAACGAGCGATAAAAATATAGATGAAAATATCGCGCAGGTTGAGGAGTACAAAAAAATACTGGCTCAAATTTATCCGAATTTGAGCGTGAGAGCGGCGATATTTTACGCTTTGCGGGACGAAATTCGAAGCATTGATATTTAAATATAGCTTAAATTAAGCTATCTGTAAGGTGCATTTGAATACAATCACGACTTAAAATTATCTAAAGGGTAAGAAATGACGAAAATAACAAAACCAAACGAAGTGGAGCGCGAGTGGATCGTGCTTGACGCGGCAGGCAAGCGTTTTGGTAGATTGCTGACCGAGGTGGCTACGCTGCTTCGCGGTAAGCATAAACCAAATTTCACTCCGAATGTCGATTGCGGCGATTACGTTATCATAATCAACGCTTCTAAAGCTGAATTTACGGGCAACAATAAAGCTGAGCAAAAGCTTTATCATCGCCATTCGGGATATTTCGGTAGCACGAAGAGCGAGAAATTCGGCGAGCTTTTGGCTGATAAACCTGAAAAACTGTTCAAACTAGCCGTTCGTGGAATGCTTCCAAAAACAAAACTCGGCAGAGAGATGATAAAAAAACTAAAAGTTTACGCCGGCAGCGAGCATCCGCACACGGCTCAAATAGCTAAAAAAGAAGGAAAATAATCATGGCGAAAGTTTATGCAACCGGTAAAAGAAAAACTGCCGTAGCGAAAGTCTGGCTAAAACCGGGCAGCGGTAAAATTTTAGTAAACGGACTTGATCTAAACACTTGGCTCGGCGGGCACGAGGCTATCAAGCTAAAAGTGGTTCAGCCTCTACTTTTAACAAAGCAAGAGGGCTCTGTAGACGTAACCGCAACGACTCTGGGCGGCGGATACTCTGCTCAAGCCGAGGCGCTAAGACACGGCATTTCAAAAGCTTTAGCGCTATTTGACGCCGACTTTAGGGCTACGCTAAAACCAAAAGGCTTGCTAACTCGCGATTCGCGCGTCGTAGAGCGTAAGAAATTCGGTAAGAGAAAAGCTAGAAGAAGCCCGCAGTTCTCTAAACGCTAATAGTTTTGAGAGCGGTGTAAATTTAAGGTGCATTGATATTTGCGGTTATTCTTTTATAAGCTTGCAAATATCGAATGTTAAAACGAAATTTATACTTTCTGTGTTATCATTGAAATATACATTTCACAGTGAAAGGATTTTCTATGAGAAAGATTGCTATCGCTTTAGTTGCTGCAACGGCTCTTTTTGCCGCTGATTCGGCTTACAATTACGAATTAACTCCAACCATCGGCGGAGTTCACCCTGAGGGTAATCTTGGAATGAACGAGCAAGCCGCTATCGGGTTAAGAGTTGGCAGGAACCTTGAAAATTTCTTTATCGACCAAGTAGAGGCCGGTTTTAATTATGCGAATAAGGTGAGAGAATACGGAGTAAAAGGCAGAGCCGCCAGATATTTCGTTAATGCCATTAAAGATTTCGGTATTACCGAGAATTTTTCAATTTACGGGTTGTTAGGCACCGGTTATGAAGACGTTTCAAAGAGATTTATTAAAAATAAAGACGGCGGATTTGGCCAGTACGGTTTAGGTTTAAAATACAAAATTACCGACAATTTTGCGTTGCGTGCCGAAGCGGTAGACGCTATTAAATTTGATCATGCCGACCACAATGTATTTTATACCCTAGGTTTTGCAGTGGGATTTGGTGCTAAAAATGCTCCTGTAGTAGCTGAATCTCCAAAGATGCAAGAGCCTGCCGTAGTAAGCCTTGATGATGATAATGACGGCGTTTTGAACGATGTCGATCAATGCCCGAATACACCTGCGGGCGTAGTAGTTGATGAGACCGGATGCGAGAAGGTTATCTTTCTTAGAGATCTTGACGTAAATTTTGCATTCGATAGCTATAAAATAACTCCAAAATATCTTGAGGAGATCAAAAAAGTAGCTATGTTTATGGGTGAAAATCCGGGCTACCGCATAGTTCTAAGCGGACATACCGATAGCGTAGGAACCGAAGCTTACAATCAAAAATTATCCGAAAAAAGAGCAAACGCAGTCGCTAAAGCTCTTGAGGAACTTGGCGTAAGCGCGGATAAGATCACCGCTATCGGCTACGGCGAGCTTAAGCCTATCGCTACAAATAAAACAAAAGAAGGACGCGCTGAAAATAGACGCGTTGAAGCTAGATTTAACAAATAATTAGTCTGGCTTGGTAGCAGGACGAGATTAAATTTGAACTTATTTGATCGTTAATCTCGTCCGATTTTAAAATTTCATATTCTATCGCCATTTTACTTATCGGCAAATGACTGGCAATTAAAATCTCATATCAAAATAGCCATTTCTTCTAAACCCGACGAAGTATTTTTAAATTTTTTTAAATATCATAAAACGTTTCTTATGGCTTTCATAATCATAGTTGCGATCGCAAATTTGGGCGTCGAGACGTTTATGTTCGCCGCCGCTCTTGGCGCTACCGGACTTGCCGTAGGTATAGCGTTTAAAGATACTTTTTCAAACATCGGCGCAAGACTTTTTGATAATATTTTTTAGACCCCTTAAACAAAATATCATAGCTAAGTCGCATGCATGCAAAATGCGGTCAAAAAGATCAATATATTTAGCACTGTTTTGCGTACGACCGATTACAAAACAATTATTATGCCAAACGGATGCATTATAAGTAGCAATATAATCAACTTCTCAAAAGAGGGCACCAGACGCGTCGAACTCGTATTTTCCATAAATTATAAAGATGATTTAAAGCTGGCAAAAGAGATTATTTTAGCTTAGCCGCCGAAAACAAAAAGATATCAAAAGAGTCAAGCGGCGTTGGATACATAGGTGAAAGTAGCGTAAATTTGATCGCTAGATTTTGGTGCGTGAGCGGCGTTTTTGGTATGTTACTCTATGTTAGAGGGCGCGAAGCGCAAATTTGACGCAGGAGGCATCTGTTGCCATCGCCAATCTAGCATCACTTATCACGACAAGTAGCTTGTCGATCGGATTATTTTTATGCTTAAAATTTTAATAAGCAATAGTGTTGCCGAAATTTTACTTCTTGCGACAATTTTTTATTTTTCAAATTTTGTTTAGATTTTTTAAAACCGTAAAGTTAAATTTGGCGGTAAATTAGCTTAAATTTTTATGTTTTCAAAAGGAATAAAAGTTGGATAAATTTGAAGCCTAATAAAAATCGCAAAAACGTGCTTAAGGCAAAATTTAAAATACAAAAAGTAAAATCAAAGTTTATTAAAACGTAAATTCGGCGCGAAAATGCCGTCAAATTTACGGTATCAAAATCAAAAACGAAAGAAGTAAAATGAAAAAAACCATACTTTTTGATCTCGACGGTACGCTCATCGACTCGACGCCCGCGATCCTTGACGGATTTGGCGCAGCGTTTCGCGCTCACGGCGAGCCTGCTCCGAAGCCTGAAGCGATCAAGGCTCTAGTCGGTCATCCGCTTGACGTTATGTTTGCGGGGCTTGGCGCGCCGACGCAGCTTGTATCTGATTATATCGCCGTGTATAAGGCGCGATACGAGCAGGTTTTTTTGGAGCAAACATCGCTGCTTGAGGGTGCGGCGGGTGCGTTGGCGCTTGCTGGCGAGGTCGCGGATGTGGGCGTCGTGACGACGAAAACATCGAAGTTTTCGGTCATTTTGCTTGAGCACTTGGGTGTTATGAAATTTATCAAAACCGTAATCGGCAGAGACGACGTCGTAAATCCAAAGCCCGATCCCGAGCCCATAAAGACGGCTCTTGAGCGTCTTGGTAAAACGAGCGCGCAAGATAGGGCGAGTGCTTTTATGATCGGCGATACGACGATGGATCTGGAAGCGGCGAAGCACGCGGGGATCGCCGGAGTCGGGCTGGTTTGCGGCTACGGCAAGGAAGCTGATTTGCGCGAGTATTCAAGTCTTATCTTTGCAAATGCATTTGATGCCGTCAAATTTATCGCAGCGAGCGAGCGCCGCGGTATGTAGATTTTACCTCAAATCGTCAAAGTAGTAGATTGGCGATTTACTCCGGCATAAATTTGAAATTTATTTTGGATCGTTACGCAATCCGCTCATAACCGCAAATTTAAATTTGAGCTAAATGTTGGGCCACCCTTGGTGATTTGACTCAAATTTGACGGATTTGAGCCTGGTTGGTTTAAGTTGTATTTGTATCTATGGACTAAATTTATGACTGATTTGATTGGATAATTTAAAATTTTGATTGCCTTTTATTTGCCGACTTGCAAAGCCTTGATGCTTGATTAAAGGTTGCTAGCATCGCATTTGCTTGGCTTGGTTGAACCAAAAACCTATACTTGTTGATATCGCGTTTTAGTTTGGCATTTGCCAAGATGGGAAGCGGATTACGGTTAAGCCATCGCTATAAAAAGAGTTAAAAACACGATTCTCGGTAAATTTTAACCTGCCTTCAGGCTTAGGGTTTTATTTTGATGCGCACGCTATATCTATCTCAAGGGCAAAATTTACTTACAAATTTTATATCCTATGCCGGAGAAATTTTCAATCATATCGTTTTCGGTTTTTAGCCTGATCTTTTTTACCACCATTCGCAGCGCCTCGCTACTCATCGGCTTTTCGCCCCAGACGAAATTCTCGATCGTCTCGTAATTTACGATCTTATCTAGGTTACTGGCGAGCAGGAAAAAGAGCTTGGCTTCGATCTTCGTAAGACCGATCGGCGCGCCGTTTTTATACAGGCTCTTGCCTAAAAGGTCGTATTCATAGAGCCCTTTTAGACGAATTTTATTCTCAAACAAGCTCTTAGTCGCCATCAGGATCGTAGTTTGCAGCTCCTCGATCTTAAAGGGTTTTCGCAGGTAGTTGTATGCGCCAAGCTCGATTGAGGCGAGCATATTTTCGCTCGTATCGTAGGAGGTGATGATGATGGAGGCTACGTGCGGCGCGCGCTTTTTGATCTCATCGAGCATCTCAAGACCGTTAAGGCTCGGTAAATTTATATCGGTCACGACGATGTCGAACTCGCCTTTAAAAAATTTCTCAAACCCCTCGATGCCGTCACTTGCGGTTTGGATATTTTTACAATAAATTTGAAGCGACTGCGCGATAGCAAGCCTCGTGTTCTCGTCGTCCTCTACGAGCAAGACGGAGATATTTCCGAGCTTTTTTAAAATATTTTCATTTATCATTTTCCACCTTTACGGCTATTTTTAGCATAAATATCGTCGGATTTTTGAAATTTACCACGCTTAGATCGCCGCCGCATTTTTTGTTTGCGATGAGCTTTGAGACGTAAAGCCCGAGCCCGCTGCTGCCCTTCGTGCTGCAAAAAGGGGTAAAAATTTTATCTCTTTGCACGGCTATGCCGTCTGCGTTGTCGATGACCCTGATGAGGAAGTGCTCGGCGTCACGCTTAATATTTACGACGATCCTGCCTCGTTTTTGATTTTTTGCATTTTGCAGCGCCTGTTTGGAATTTTGGATCAGACAGGCGATGATCTGCTTAAACTCGTTGGCGTAGTTTTCGCATAGCGGGCTCACGCCCCTTGCCACGCTTACTTTTATATCGACCGTGCGCTTGCTGGGGAAGAGCACGCAGATCGTATCGCGGATCGCGTCGCATATATTAAAATTTTGAACTCTGCTCTCTATCTTGTAAAAATTTTTAAACGTATCCATCGTCTTGCTCATATAATCGATATTGGCTAGCGATCTGTTGATGTTGTCGTAAAAAATTTCATCGCTCAGCTTGCCCGTCTTTTTAAACTGCACCAGATTGCCTAAAAAAATCCCGAGCGAGTTAAGCGGCTGAATCCACTGGTGAGAGAGCGCGGCGATCATCTGACCGAGCTCGGCCATCTTCGTCTGCTGAAACAAAAGTATCTCATACTCCCTTTTCGTCTGCTCAAGCAGCCTGCTTTGGCGCTCAAGCCTTTTGTTATAAAAATACGCAAGGATCAAAAACAAAAATATGCTTATTACGTAGATCGTTAAATTTACGATGAACTGCTCGTTGATCTTGTTGTAGATGTTCTTTTT comes from the Campylobacter rectus genome and includes:
- a CDS encoding RecB-like helicase, whose amino-acid sequence is MKPFLALEASAGSGKTFALSVRFIAILLSGADAREITALTFTKKAANEMKERIVQTFLRLEEKGAELAELEQILGAGRDEILAMRDARATHFLESDLKIGTFDSFFVGILRSFCLNLGLSADFEVSENLNELQRGEFVASVSKDMRLLKALANLIATAERSQSSFFESLEMFYENFGELKSSENAAFPNESGVAEALKNMREYVLARGGGKDAQSAVKQGSPSEILARSFMSRASLDYRTFSKIYTPELDEMFFELKAWLKRYFDALEEYKIAELARFLKIYKECKISLNKRLNSLAFSDVTRLVYELLGGGETDAQMLYFRLDGRINHLLIDEFQDTNVAQYEIMRPLIEEIVAGYGQNGLGSFFYVGDVKQSIYRFRGGKKELFGKLMRDFPQIKAQNLEVNYRSKKALVRFTNAVFAGKIENFKPQRTPQKEGERVNLVGEMPYFEAQEDDLGFVRVSSGDDVAMEAAQQVKFLLEKGVCEDDITVLCWKNDDINKISNLLSEAGVKSVSEGVMSLLASKNARAVVEYAKFCLFDERIYKLNTEAILDVNAVKLSVNPQKSALESLHYLAGRLGVDMSDADVLRLLELAQPYSNLTEFVYNLDRFEAKASAKSGEGVKIMTVHKSKGLEFENVIVCDKMGAGRHDGSNFIAEYDASAGSWQVRHNVKKQCIDEDFARLKEKAARLEREEDMNKLYVALTRAIGGLIIVKKTGANGRNPSFFGAYESSGEVTEYLDLVDFSFGEPTPSKARNLTSVGKFEPIELVQISKQIVDEMPKVEGKNQKAIYFGLALHYLLEMVEKFDERSLKTAQISMRNAFHKFLNEGELDEIYARGLNLINESKFKQMTQAKRVFKEQPLRFEGALKQLDLLCLDETEICVIDYKTSDKNIDENIAQVEEYKKILAQIYPNLSVRAAIFYALRDEIRSIDI
- the rplM gene encoding 50S ribosomal protein L13 — its product is MTKITKPNEVEREWIVLDAAGKRFGRLLTEVATLLRGKHKPNFTPNVDCGDYVIIINASKAEFTGNNKAEQKLYHRHSGYFGSTKSEKFGELLADKPEKLFKLAVRGMLPKTKLGREMIKKLKVYAGSEHPHTAQIAKKEGK
- the rpsI gene encoding 30S ribosomal protein S9; the protein is MAKVYATGKRKTAVAKVWLKPGSGKILVNGLDLNTWLGGHEAIKLKVVQPLLLTKQEGSVDVTATTLGGGYSAQAEALRHGISKALALFDADFRATLKPKGLLTRDSRVVERKKFGKRKARRSPQFSKR
- a CDS encoding OmpA family protein, with the translated sequence MRKIAIALVAATALFAADSAYNYELTPTIGGVHPEGNLGMNEQAAIGLRVGRNLENFFIDQVEAGFNYANKVREYGVKGRAARYFVNAIKDFGITENFSIYGLLGTGYEDVSKRFIKNKDGGFGQYGLGLKYKITDNFALRAEAVDAIKFDHADHNVFYTLGFAVGFGAKNAPVVAESPKMQEPAVVSLDDDNDGVLNDVDQCPNTPAGVVVDETGCEKVIFLRDLDVNFAFDSYKITPKYLEEIKKVAMFMGENPGYRIVLSGHTDSVGTEAYNQKLSEKRANAVAKALEELGVSADKITAIGYGELKPIATNKTKEGRAENRRVEARFNK
- a CDS encoding mechanosensitive ion channel domain-containing protein; amino-acid sequence: MAFIIIVAIANLGVETFMFAAALGATGLAVGIAFKDTFSNIGARLFDNIF
- a CDS encoding mechanosensitive ion channel domain-containing protein; the protein is MQNAVKKINIFSTVLRTTDYKTIIMPNGCIISSNIINFSKEGTRRVELVFSINYKDDLKLAKEIILA
- a CDS encoding HAD family hydrolase is translated as MKKTILFDLDGTLIDSTPAILDGFGAAFRAHGEPAPKPEAIKALVGHPLDVMFAGLGAPTQLVSDYIAVYKARYEQVFLEQTSLLEGAAGALALAGEVADVGVVTTKTSKFSVILLEHLGVMKFIKTVIGRDDVVNPKPDPEPIKTALERLGKTSAQDRASAFMIGDTTMDLEAAKHAGIAGVGLVCGYGKEADLREYSSLIFANAFDAVKFIAASERRGM